CGCTTACGCTGCGTCTTATGACCTGGAATCCGAAACATATGTCCCTTTACCTAAAGGAGAGGTGCATAAAAGAAAGGAACTTGTTCAAGATGTGACATTGGGCGATCTCGATTCAGCCAATGCAAGACCTCAAGGTGGTCAAGATATCATGAGTGTAATGGGAAGTCTCGTAAAGAGTGGCCGAACAGAAGTCACAGATAAATTGAGAAGAGAAGTCAATAAAATTGTCAAGGGTTATGTTGATCAAGGTGTTGCAGAAGTGGTCCCCGGAGTTGTATTCATCGATGAAGTGCATACATATTTATTTTAGCGTCGGTCCATACTGATGCACTTTTTTTGCCAGGTCCACATGTTAGATATAGAATGTTTCACATACCTCAATGCTCTTCTAGAATCCCCAATGGCGCCCACCGTTATTTTGGCTACAAACCGTGGAAATTCGCTGGTTCGTGGCACGACTGACATCGTTTCACCGCATGGAATCCCTGTGGACCTTCTGGATCGGTATATTATTGAACAACTTTCTTTTGGTCAACAAAAGCTTATGCATTTGTCGCAGCTGTATGATCGTCAAAACAGATGCATACACCAAAGAACAAATCGGCAAAGTTGTACAAGCGAGGGCTAACGTCGAAGGACTAAAGTTGAGCCCCGATGTGTTGGATAAACTTGCAGGGGAGGGCGAGAAGAGTTCATTGCGGTAAGGTCATCTCGGCGGTGTATATATTGCTACAACTCTAACACTCTATCTATCTCCAAAAGCTATGCCCTCCAACTATTGACCCCTGCATCTATCCTGGCTAAATTGGCTGGGCGGAACCAGATTGAGGCCGAAGACATTAacgaaatgaatgaattgttCCTCGACGCAAAGACTTCTGCATCCATAATAGCTGAAAGCACATCCGTTTAGTCTGCAGTTACAATTGGCTTACGTTATCTCTTCTGTACATTTGGTGAGTTATGCCTTATTTTTTGTCAGCTTTCCCTTGTTTATTCACCAGGTGCTTCTGCAGTGTATCCCCAATGTATCTTGTTCTTAATGTCAAAAGGGACTAGTATGCACCACCTGCGGATGTGACACTATTTGCCGTGTTCCTTTTTGATAGCATTTGCTCATCGACCGGAAAGTAGTTCTTACCGGGCACACCTTGCATTGTTGCAAATATGTGGCCGAACTTTTGACCTCTTATGGGCTCCGCAGTATATTCTGTATATCATGCCGAAATCTTTTGAATAATTCTCGAACCACGATGTCAATGCCGCCCTCGGTGTAAAGAAGTCTGTTCGCGAGAGCATCGTATGTGTTCAATGTGTCACCGTTTCTCGATATGTCTTctttcttccccaaaataTCAGGTGACTGCCGACATGATGGAGAAGAGTCACTATCAGGCGATGATGTCGGGCAGCTGGTCGTGGTCACAGGGCAATTCAGTTGGGCTATCTGTTCATGACGTACGTCACTTTAAGCTTTCCTCGACTCCGCTGGTTTCACTCACCGATGTCCTTCATATTGACCACGTTGACTCTTTGTGCTTCGCCTACGACAATAAATGATCAGCATCCTGCGAGCCTCAGTGCAAGTTATGCTTACCCCTGCCGAGGGTTCCACGATTCATTCAGTGTATCCCCAGACGAAAGAACATGAAGATTGGTTCGTTTCTCTGGAAGATACATTACCTCTGTCGGCTTGCTTCAAATACCCCATATTACTTTGAGGTGATGCGTCTAAAGTCTTTGTGTCCTTGCTGTTCTTCGTGAGCTAAATGGCCCTTTCTTTATCATTGAGGTCCGAAAGCCGAAACAAACATGCCTTCTACGAGGTCTGGATCCCGTTCTATTACCCAGGCGCGTTCTCTAACCATAATTATTGCCGCGCCACTGTCAATGTGAAAATTGTCCTGCAAATAGCCACCTTACCTTGCAATCTGCTTACCTTTATACCATTCATTTTGATTCTAACTGTAGGCGCTTGGGGGAGCCCGGAATTATACCTTGGCACCCATCCCCAATCCTAATCCCCATCCAGCTATCTGAACTCGAGACATAGTCTCAGGTGGACCCATTGCAACCTCATGACTTGTTGATGTGTTTGAATAAGAAATGATATTGTAAAAAATGGCGAACAGATACGTATCTTGAGGACTTTCATCGTTTGACTGGTGATAATGTCCTATCATTCCTGTCTCTTGAAGGTCGCCTTTGAATATGTCGTAGCTGTACAAGTGACAGTGCTGAGGTTGCGAAGCTCTTTGAAACAAAACACCTGACCTTATCAAGCAACCAGGGTGAGTGCCTGACTTGATCATTGTAACCTCAATACAGTGGCCTTTTTGATCAAACCTTTCCCCGTTCAATTCTATCACTGCCTCCGGCCCTAAATCACCTTCTGTGACGAGGATGATTTTCACCCGCGCAAGCATTAAATAAACGTTCTACCCCCTTTCGTGTGGACGAGGAGGTGCTGACCAAAGTGGCTTATCTTAAATATATGGTGGCTCTTCTGTGTTTGCCtaattccttcctttcttccaaTTGATTGCGTCACCAAGATGTCCCGCCAAACTGCTTTACGGCTGACTGCCCTGGATTGTCTCTTTTATTTCGGGTAACAAACATCAGATTCGATCTCGGTCCCAAAGATGGATGTCATAACTCTATGGTCGCCTTATTTTGACCTAGTCCCACATTGTGGGATTTCCCCACTTTTCTTCACTCGACTTTTTGACAGAAACGGTCTTCTTTTCCGCACCACGAAGACCATTTTCGAACATCTGAAGCGTGGTGCATCCGCTCTGGGCCCCAATAGTTTCTCTTATATAGCGCGACGCAACGCAGCTTCCTTGATCGACCTTTACCACTGACTTTTACCTGCGACGCGGTCCCTCGAGTCTTCCACACACGAAAACATCACTTGAAATGACTAGGCTGCATCGACCCCTCCCATACACGTTCGAGGATCGCACTGGTCAGCTATCCAACTCCGATTTTGACGAAATGTATGACCGATTCTTCTTTCATGTGGCTCGGCAGCCTGGTCACACAAGTACCAAGATATACGAAATGAACAATCGGGCTTCGCGTTTCCGGAGCACACTACCTCTCACCCGAGACCCTATCATCCACCTTGACTTCCAAGCAGACGAAAACCTGGGCACAATATCCTTTACGAAGGCCCCACAGCAATCCACTATGCCCATGTCACGCTATTTGAAGAAAACCGCCTTCTTCGGAGCGTAAGTCGGGTCTGCACAGTTCTATGTTCTCCAGACTGACCCTCTATCTATCACTCAGATCTACGACCAGAAAGTTCATGGCCTCGGATGGAAAGGAGTATAAATGGGGGTTCAATTTGTATGCCGGTCAGGAGTGGACTGTTCGTACCCTAAGCGCCTTTCTGCCAAAATGATAAATCTGCTAACATGCTTTCATGTGTTCTAGTGCACGACCATGGACAATGGACTTGTTGCTCATTATGATCTCAAACCCGCCCACTTTAGGGCGTACGACGTTTCTGGAAACAATCTTATCATCTACGAGCCATACGCGCACATTATCCCAGGTCATTGATTTCGCATCTCGTTTTGTCTTGTGCGATGGTTCTGACTATGCTGATCAGAAATCCTGGCATCCTTCATCATAATGCGTCATATTAAACAATTTAACCTGTGATCATTCTTGGTTAGGTCTATCTCGCCAATGACTCCCACGCAATGGAGTGTACTTCGCGGAGCCCCGATCAGAATAATCTTTTAAGTGTATTCCAGCTAATCCAACTTAATCCTGTGCCATATACCTTCCCACATTTCAGCTTCCTATTTTGCATATCCTTATCTCATCCACACAGTCCCAAGTACTCACGTCGCTGTCTTTGTTTTTGATGCTCAATGTATTAGATCTTGTACACAATATATAAACCAACGTTTCTTCGTCCACTCACCAACAATTTGGGACATGGGTTCTGAATCGCTCCATTAAAAATGCTGTGGTTCATTTTTTGCGCCCCATAAGCGACTTCTGATTCACTAAGACTAGTATCGTTTCAGTTCTAGTCTTTGAGCACTTGATGTCGGATTTCTCAAGAGAATGCGTTGGGTCTCCAACGTCTATTAGATAAAGAACCACGCGCTGATTCTCTGGATTTTTTCCATGCGAAAGCTTCTCGTTTATCGGGACCCAATCAATTAGGACAAATGTAACATCGAAATGACTAACAATGACAAAATAATCACACCGAATCTCACATATCAGTACATTTTTCTACATTGAAGTAGATTGTATCACGCGAACAGGTCGTGTTAGCATTGTTCAAAACTGTATGACAGTCCTGGGGACCGGGGTCAAGCAGTGGAATGTAATCTTTCTACAATGGTCTATGTAAATATGAAAAGAAGCGTTGCCTTTTCACTACATCTACCTCCTGTATGTAGTGTCGTACGATATCATGCTACTTCTGTCCTCCACGTTGAAGGGTCATTTCCATTGCTATGCGGTCTGTGGAGTCGACAGGACGTACAATAGGCATCGCATTGTACAGGCCGCCCGTGCGACTATTTTAAGTATCGTTTATTCCCGTTCTCGATTTCCTTCCCAGATTTCCCAAGCCTTGGTCTCCCGACTCCTGGCGGAGAGTACCCCAGATACTCACGTTGGAAGCTGCTGAGAAAGAACGGGGGCCGACTGAAAAGGATACTCTTCCCTTCGGCACGTACTGCGCACGCTGTATTGGGAAGTGGCCGCCTCTCCATTTTGCCTCTCCGCCGTTCGTACGACATCACATGGGTTTTCACACCGTCATTTGGCCCTGTCTCTATAATTAATATTCACATCAGGTCGAACAGTCTCGGACACGGAGTTCATGACGAAGGTTTTTCTGATATGCATCTGGgatgatcatcatagagagaGTGCCTAGAACATTTGTCCTTTTCCATGATTCCCTGGGGAACTGTTTGTgagtttttgtttttggatATTGTCATTGGCCTAGCGCCGTGAGCTACCCAGAGTAATTCTGTCTGTGTGCGTAAGTATACGAAATGTTAATGCAATGTAAACATAGCAGAATGATTGTACGAGAAGCTTGAATGGGAGGCAACTAACAGGATAGCTATAATCGCACGAGGCCAACCCCAAAGGTTTGGGCCCGAGAACGTCAACGCATTTGCACCCTCAAATAACTTCTAACATAATTGGTTCCATTCCTGTAGAGTTGTCCGTGATGCAAATTTGCCTAATACGGGGATCACCGAATGTCTTCACTTTTTCAGAGAAAGGATACACTGGTCTACGGACAATTACAAATACGTACATGTATAGAATGATCCATTGCACTATCCGTCTTCCGCCAGAAGCTCACTGAGCATTTTAAGGTCTTCTTACAGTCACACTAATCACACAGCGTAAGCGCATTACACTCAGGCAATGAAGTTGAATGAACCCTAAAACGTGTTATAGGATAAAATGTAAGAAAGATCCATATCATGAACCCACAGGCTGTCATGAATACATGAGGTCGGCCTATTGAGCGAATATTTAGTCCATTTATGACCAGTTCTACACTAAATGGGAGGGGCATAACGTATAACTACTAAAATTGGGAAATGGGACAACTTTTCTGAAATTGACCACAAACTAGTCCCCACTGAGCCCGCAGGTTTTGCATGATATGACCTTCCGTCCATGATGTACAAGTACGTATGATCCAATTCTGTCCGTTTGATGAACTTTGATCCACTTTATTACCCTTAGTTTAACAACAGAAAGTAGCCTACAATTCAAATTTGGGTAAATGCTGGGTAAATGCTATCACTTTCAATTAAAATGTCTACAAAAGAGTTATACCTATACCTTGCTCCCTCAGGAAAGCTAACCTGACA
The sequence above is a segment of the Psilocybe cubensis strain MGC-MH-2018 chromosome 4, whole genome shotgun sequence genome. Coding sequences within it:
- a CDS encoding RuvB ATP-dependent DNA helicase pontin, coding for MNASTSSAAKSAPAHNAPLPPTSSSAGRSSRIAPHSHIKGLGLTPEGYALVDGAGFIGQTNAREACGVVVDLIKSRKFSGRALLLVGAPGTGKTALALAVSHELGAKVPFCPMVGSEVYSTEVKKTEVLAEAFRRAIGLRIKETKEVYEGEVTELTPTEAENPLSGYGKTVSHVILGLKTVKGTKQLRLDPTIYEAILKEKIIVGDVVYIDYATGAVKRVGRSDAYAASYDLESETYVPLPKGEVHKRKELVQDVTLGDLDSANARPQGGQDIMSVMGSLVKSGRTEVTDKLRREVNKIVKGYVDQGVAEVVPGVVFIDEVHMLDIECFTYLNALLESPMAPTVILATNRGNSLVRGTTDIVSPHGIPVDLLDRCMIVKTDAYTKEQIGKVVQARANVEGLKLSPDVLDKLAGEGEKSSLRYALQLLTPASILAKLAGRNQIEAEDINEMNELFLDAKTSASIIAESTSV